Part of the Bdellovibrionales bacterium genome is shown below.
TTGCAAAGTACGGTCATGTCTTTGTTGATAATAAGTATTTTGATATTCCTAATACGATGATTCATGCCGTTCGAGCTGCTTTTGACGGGGGAGCTACTTTTGTTTCAATTCACGCACAAGCGGGAAGGGTCGCCTTGACCGAACTTGCAAAATTGGAACAGGAACTCAATAGACAAAGGCCATTTCGCTTATTAGCGGTAACTGTTTTGACTAGTTTTAATCAAGAGGATTTACCTCCAAACGCACAAGCGCAGCCCATTGCTCAACAGGTGGAGTCTTTGGCAGAGCTTTCTGTGGACTGTGGTTTGGTGGGTCTTGTCTGTTCTCCGCACGAAGTGTCACTGATGAAATCAAAATTTCCAGGCGCATTTGTATTTACCCCAGGAATTCGCTTTCAAGATGGCAAGGCTGATGATCAAAAGAGGATTATGGGGCCGAAAGAGGCTATGAAGGCAGGAGCAACAGCCTTGGTGGTGGGTCGTCCGATTGTCGAGGCTAAGGATCCGCGAGCAGCCGCCAAGCAATTTTATGAGGCGGTGATTGCAGAATGAAGAATCGGAGATTTTGTGAAGGGATCTAAAAATAAGTTTCGAACCAAAGGTTTTGAATCTGGTCGCTCCAAGACCTTTCAAAGGTCAAAACCGGTTGACGGGGGCAGGGCCTCTCAGGGACCGAAATCTCGATCGAGCGGAAGTAGCGAAGGCATTTTGAGGCGACCAGGCCGATGGGTTATCGGGATACACTCCGTCAAGGAAGTATTAAAGGTAAGACCCGAGGGTGGAGGAACTTTGGATCAAGGCAGAGAGTGTTCAAGAGCGTGCCATCGCAGAAATTGTTGAATTGGGCAAGGCCCATGGCCTGGCTCTCCATACCCCTCCGCTCAAGTCTTTTGCGCTGTTTGGTACCGGACATCAAGGAGTTGCTTGCCGGGTGTTGACAGGTCCTGAGTTGGACTGGGATGGTCTTTCGGAGAAATCACAATCTCTTATCGTTGTGCTTGATGAGCTTGAAGATCCCCAAAATCTCGGTGCCATTCTCCGAACGGCATGGCTCATGGGAGCGGAATGCCTACTGACTTCCCAAAATAGAGCGTCCGATTTGACTCCCATAGTCACAAAAATTGCCTCTGGAGGCGCGGAGCATGTTCCTGTGTTGGTTCAGGCGAGTCTTCAAAGGGCCCTAACTGTTTTGAAGGAAAAGGGATTTTGGATCTATGGCTTGGACGAGAAGGCTTCCACAGATTTATGGGAAACCTCGTTTTCGGAAAAGGTAGCCCTTGTCATTGGCTCAGAGGGGCGAGGGATAAGGTCTTCACTGAGAGGCGAATGTGATCAATTTATCAGTATTAGCCAGGTCAACAAGGGGCACAGTTATAACGCAAGCGTTGCTGCATCTTTGGCGATGGGAGAAATATGCAGACAGCAAAAAAAGCTCCAAAATATTAAGTAAATAACCTTTGACGGGGGTCCATTTTTTCAAGTAGATATGGCGCTTATGTGTCATAAATATCTCTTATTCTTGCAATTTTAGTGCTAGATAGTTATTTGTGCTGCAGGGAAGCTGGGTTAGCTCAATTGGTAGAGCAGCTGATTTGTAATCAGCAGGTTGCGGGTTCGAGTCCCATACTCAGCTCCAATTTTTTGGTTCGCGGCCAGTCCTTTGATTGAATGGTTTTGGCGGAGAGGTGCCCGAGTGGCTAAAGGGGACGGACTGTAAATCCGTTGGCTTACGTCTACGTAGGTTCGAATCCTACCCTCTCCACCAGCTTCGGTTGCAAGTTCGGAGTTGAACGGGTGATCGGCGAGCGGGAGTAGCTCAATTGGCTAGAGTATCAGCCTTCCAAGCTGAGGGTTGCGGGTTCGAGACCCGTCTCCCGCTCCAACTTTTCGCCCATGTGGCTCAGGGGTAGAGCACACCCTTGGTAAGGGTGAGGTCGTGAGTTCGAGTCTCACCATGGGCTCCACCGTGTGATGGTGAGAGATGGGCTTGAATTGAGGCGCGGAAAAAGGAGAAGTGAGAGTATTTTTAAATTTAAACACAAAGTTAAGACAGAAGCCTTAAAGATAAGAAATATGTATTTTTTGGAGATAACTTGAGTTTTTCATGCAAAAATTCTGGAACCAGGAGGAGATCTTAAAATGTCCAAAGAAAAATTTGAGCGGAATAAGCCGCACGTAAATATCGGTACCATCGGTCACGTCGACCACGGTAAAACGACTCTGACAGCAGCGATTACCAAGGTGATGTCAGAGGCATACGGAAAAGGTTCGGCCATTGCGTTCGATCAGATCGACAAGGCTCCAGAGGAGAGAGAGCGTGGTATTACCATCTCTACTTCGCATGTCGAGTATGAGAGCGCCAAGCGCCACTATGCCCACGTCGATTGCCCCGGCCACGCCGACTATGTGAAAAACATGATCACGGGAGCCGCGCAAATGGATGGAGCCATTCTAGTGGTTTCTGCCGCTGACGGTCCGATGCCTCAAACCCGCGAGCACATTCTTCTTGCTCGTCAGGTGGGAGTTCCCGCTATCGTCGTTTTCATGAATAAAGTTGACATGGTTGACGATCCTGAGCTTTTGGAACTCGTTGAGCTTGAGATCCGGGAGCTTCTCGCAAAGTATGAATTCCCTGGAGATGATATCCCAATTGTAAAAGGCTCTGCCTTGAAAGCTCTTGAGGGTGATAAAAGTGAAATCGGCGCCCCTTCGGTTATAAAACTGCTCGAGGAAGTTGATCGCTACATTCCAGAGCCTCAGCGATTGACAGAGAAGCCATTTTTGATGCCTATCGAAGATGTTTTTTCTATTTCTGGTCGAGGAACAGTGGTCACTGGTCGAATTGAGCGCGGGATCGCAAAAGTTGGAGACGAAGTTGAGATCATTGGACTTCGTCCCACCACTAAGACGACGATCACTGGAATCGAAATGTTTCGTAAGATTCTAGATGAGGGACGTGCTGGTGATAATGCGGGTCTTCTCCTTCGCGGTACGAAGAAGGAAGATGTGGAGCGAGGCCAAGTGCTTGCTATTCCAGGCACAATTACTCCGCACAAGAAATTTAAGTGTGAAGCCTATATTTTGACAAAGGAAGAGGGAGGTCGACACACTCCATTCTTTAATGGCTATCGTCCTCAGTTCTACTTCAGAACCACTGATGTGACTGGAGTCGTTACTCTTAAAGCTGGAACCGAAATGGTAATGCCAGGTGACCGAGTTGAAATGAATGTTGAATTGATTGGCCCTATCGCAATGGAGAAGGAACTTCGTTTTGCGATTCGGGAAGGTGGCCGGACTGTTGGCGCAGGTGTGGTAACTGAGGTTGTTGAGTAGTTTTTTAATAAATTGAAGTGTGCATTTAGGGACCTTTTCAAGAGGGTCCCTAAATGTTTTCGGAGGGTAGTAGCTCTAATTGGTAGAGCGGCGGACTCCAAATCCGTAGGTTGTAGGTTCGAATCCTACCTACCCTGCCAAATGATGAGAGCATGGCGGTGGAACGTGGAAAAGCAGAATAAAAAGATACTATCTGTCTCTTTTATTGCGATGGCATTTGTTGTTGCCCTAGTGGTTGATGTGGTCCTGGAATCACTGGCTGCATCATTTGGCGCTGTGGCACGAATAAGATCTATAGATCTTGTGTCTCATGGTTTGCCCATTTCGGTCGGACTTTTGACTTTTCTTTTTTTGCAGTTCAATAAGAAAGTATTGTTGTGGGGTGACGAGGTGGTCGTTGAGATTCGCAAGGTTGTGTGGCCCTCACGGCGGGATACGACAGCGATGACAATTGTAACCTGCGTTATGTTGGTGATTTCGGGCATCCTTTTGGGTGTGTTTGATTTTGTTGCAGGAAACTTGATCAAAATGATTCTTAACTGATGGGGAACTAGAAGTGGATAAGAAGTGGTACATAGTCAATACCCATACCGGGTGCGAAGCAACTGCCAAGGCCTCAATTGAGAAGCGAATTAAGGATTTGGCGAAGGCAGAACTCTTTGGTGAGATACTTATCCCATCGGAAAATGTTGTTGAGTTGGTTAAGGGAAAGAAGGCGACTCGTTCGCGTAAATTTTTTCCTGGGTATATTTTTGTGAATATGAGCCTGAATGATGAGACTTGGCATTTAGTGAAGGGATCGGCAAAGGTCACTGGGTTTGTCGGAGGAAGCTCAAAGAGTCTTCGTCCTCCCGAAGTTCCGGAGGCTGAAGTGCTTCGAATCGCTCGTCAAATTGAGACGGGTGTTGAAAAGGCAAAGCCGAGAGTTTCCTTTGATCCCGGTGAATCTGTGACAGTTATTGATGGTCCTTTTAGTAATTTTAACGGGACGATAGAAGAAGTGAATGAGGAGAAAGGAAAGGTCAAAGTGCTGGTCAGCATTTTTGGTCGCCCGACTCCGGTTGAATTGGATTATATTCAGGTTGAAAAGGCCTGATGAAGTTAGATTAGAATTTTTTATTAACAATCCTCAAATGCAGGAGCGGGAAGATGGCAAAAAAAGTTACAGGCCAAATTAAGTTGCAGATTCCGGCAGGGAAAGCCAATCCGGCTCCTCCCGTTGGACCGGCGCTCGGACAGCACGGGGTTAACATCATGGAGTTCTGTAAGCAGTTTAATGCGAAGACGCAGAAATCCGGTGATACAGTTATCCCTGTCATTATTACGGTATACCAGGACCGGTCTTTTAGTTTTATCACTAAAACTCCCCCAGTTTCCGTTCTTTTGAAAAAGGCAGCCAAGTTGACGAGTGGGTCAAAGATGCCACAAAAGGAGAAGGTTGGGAATGTAACCATGGCTCAGATTAAAGAAATCGCTGAGATAAAAATACCAGATCTGAACTGTATGACAGTTGAATCTGCGATGTCTCAAATTATTGGAACAGCGAAGAGCATGGGCTTAGAAGTTAAATAGGCGGAGGTGAGTGATGTCTAAAAGAGGAAAAATTTATAACGAATCTAGGAAGAAGGTTGACCCCGCTTTTCGCTACACGATGGCAGAGGCGTTTAAGCTGGTTGTTGATACAGCCAAGGC
Proteins encoded:
- the secE gene encoding preprotein translocase subunit SecE, translating into MEKQNKKILSVSFIAMAFVVALVVDVVLESLAASFGAVARIRSIDLVSHGLPISVGLLTFLFLQFNKKVLLWGDEVVVEIRKVVWPSRRDTTAMTIVTCVMLVISGILLGVFDFVAGNLIKMILN
- the nusG gene encoding transcription termination/antitermination protein NusG, producing the protein MDKKWYIVNTHTGCEATAKASIEKRIKDLAKAELFGEILIPSENVVELVKGKKATRSRKFFPGYIFVNMSLNDETWHLVKGSAKVTGFVGGSSKSLRPPEVPEAEVLRIARQIETGVEKAKPRVSFDPGESVTVIDGPFSNFNGTIEEVNEEKGKVKVLVSIFGRPTPVELDYIQVEKA
- the tuf gene encoding elongation factor Tu gives rise to the protein MSKEKFERNKPHVNIGTIGHVDHGKTTLTAAITKVMSEAYGKGSAIAFDQIDKAPEERERGITISTSHVEYESAKRHYAHVDCPGHADYVKNMITGAAQMDGAILVVSAADGPMPQTREHILLARQVGVPAIVVFMNKVDMVDDPELLELVELEIRELLAKYEFPGDDIPIVKGSALKALEGDKSEIGAPSVIKLLEEVDRYIPEPQRLTEKPFLMPIEDVFSISGRGTVVTGRIERGIAKVGDEVEIIGLRPTTKTTITGIEMFRKILDEGRAGDNAGLLLRGTKKEDVERGQVLAIPGTITPHKKFKCEAYILTKEEGGRHTPFFNGYRPQFYFRTTDVTGVVTLKAGTEMVMPGDRVEMNVELIGPIAMEKELRFAIREGGRTVGAGVVTEVVE
- the rplK gene encoding 50S ribosomal protein L11 translates to MAKKVTGQIKLQIPAGKANPAPPVGPALGQHGVNIMEFCKQFNAKTQKSGDTVIPVIITVYQDRSFSFITKTPPVSVLLKKAAKLTSGSKMPQKEKVGNVTMAQIKEIAEIKIPDLNCMTVESAMSQIIGTAKSMGLEVK
- the pyrF gene encoding orotidine-5'-phosphate decarboxylase, coding for MFRKLNSPIFVALDVDNDKEALHLARNIEPYVGGFKIGPRLCFRYGASFISELAKYGHVFVDNKYFDIPNTMIHAVRAAFDGGATFVSIHAQAGRVALTELAKLEQELNRQRPFRLLAVTVLTSFNQEDLPPNAQAQPIAQQVESLAELSVDCGLVGLVCSPHEVSLMKSKFPGAFVFTPGIRFQDGKADDQKRIMGPKEAMKAGATALVVGRPIVEAKDPRAAAKQFYEAVIAE
- a CDS encoding RNA methyltransferase → MEELWIKAESVQERAIAEIVELGKAHGLALHTPPLKSFALFGTGHQGVACRVLTGPELDWDGLSEKSQSLIVVLDELEDPQNLGAILRTAWLMGAECLLTSQNRASDLTPIVTKIASGGAEHVPVLVQASLQRALTVLKEKGFWIYGLDEKASTDLWETSFSEKVALVIGSEGRGIRSSLRGECDQFISISQVNKGHSYNASVAASLAMGEICRQQKKLQNIK